The sequence TTCTGATTCCAAATCCTACGCTAAGATTATATCGTCGAGGCTCCTTAAAGTTAATAATGAGTGGCTGGGTGAGAAGCTACTACTAATCACACTAAAAGgagatgatatatttaaatattaaaaatgaccaCCTAAAAAGCTGAAAAAGCGGCAAGGCACGGGAACTTTTGATAATACTGAATTTTTAAGAAACGTGGACTGGTCCTGACGAGATGTGTAAGATAGGGCTCCAACGTCCAAAAGACGGGCTTCAGAGCAAACCCAAGCCCAGTAAAAGCGCCGCACTGACTGGCAGATTCCACGCGAACCACTAGCCTCCCACGTGTCTTTCAGGAAACGCACAGAGCACGAGGGATAAAGGAAGCCAAAGAAGGCTGGGGGAAAGGTAAAAACAgcggctagggcttccctgggagACTGAGGGCACACGAAGGCTGGGGCGGGCTGGAGGGAACTCGCGGAGCATCTGGCGGGCACCGGGGTCCGAGAACAGGCCTGGAAACAGCACAGGGGAGGCGTTCGTCAGGGGAACGGGCGGTCCGCGGGCCCCACACCGTGGAGCTCCGTAGTGGATCGGCTCCTCTGGTTTGAATGGGGGCGGAGGAGGAGAGAGTGCGAAAGAGGAATGCAGAGAGTGGACGAGACGCTAGAGCAGCGACAGGTGGCCGCGCGTGAGAGTCCGAGATTCGCGGGGGTGGGGGCTAGCCGCACCTGCGAGCCCTCTGAGCCGCCGTAGCCCCGCCCCCCCGCGCGTGGCGCCCCGACGCTTAGCGCGCGGGCCGCTCTCTTTACAGAGGTCGCTCTTGGCCGAACGGGCGGCCTCTGCTGCGCCTGCGTGGTCGGGAGGGGAAGTGAGGCGGTTTCCTCGGCGCCTtttccggcggcggcggcggcggcggcagcagagctgggaggagGCGGTGGAGGCCGGAGGGAGCCCGCGCGCGGGGCGGCGGCTGGAGGTAACCTCCTGGGCTGAGCTGGCAAGGCGGGCCCCCTCGGTCTCCGCTCTCCTCTGGGGCTCTAGCAGTAACTCCGttttccctctctctgtgtctgcaGGCAGCGCACCGAGTTCCCGCGAGGATCAATGACCTGACGGGGCGCCGGAGCCGTGCTGCCTCTCGGGTGGCCTGGGTCGGTGGTGAGCGTGGTGCTCGCGGACCGGGAGCCGGGCCGAAGGGCCGCAGTCTCCCGCGGCGGAGCGAGGAGAAGGCGGAGGAGCGGGAACCGCGGCGGTGCTCGCGCGGCGCCTGCGGGGGGAAGGGCAGTTCCGGGCCGGGCCGCGCCTCAGCAGGGCGGCGGCTCTCCCGGCGCAGACTCAGCGCCCCGGCGGCCGCGGCGACTGGAGGAATCAAGTTGTGCGGTGGGTGATGCCCGAGTGAGCGACGGGTCCGGGCCTCTACCCCGAGGAGGCGACTCCCACGCAGGCCGCACGGGCGCCCTCGCGACTGGGAGGCTCCGTTTCGGtttcgcggcggcggcggcggcggcgttgTTGGCGGAGGGGACCCGGGACACCTGAATGCCCCCGGCCCCGGCTCCTCCGACGCGATGGGGAAGGTGCTATCTAAGATCTTCGGGAACAAGGAAATGCGGATCCTCATGTTGGGCCTGGACGCAGCCGGCAAGACAACCATCCTGTACAAGTTGAAGCTGGGCCAGTCGGTGACCACCATCCCCACCGTGGGTTTCAACGTGGAGACCGTGACTTACAAAAACGTCAAGTTCAACGTGTGGGATGTGGGCGGCCAGGACAAGATCCGGCCGCTCTGGCGGCATTACTACACCGGGACCCAGGGTCTGATCTTCGTAGTGGACTGCGCCGACCGCGACCGCATCGACGAGGCCCGCCAGGAGCTGCACCGCATTATCAATGACCGGGAGATGAGGGACGCCATAATCCTCATCTTCGCCAACAAGCAGGACCTGCCCGATGCCATGAAACCCCACGAGATCCAGGAGAAACTGGGCCTGACCCGGATTCGGGACAGGAACTGGTATGTGCAGCCCTCCTGTGCCACCTCGGGGGACGGACTCTATGAGGGGCTCACATGGTTAACCTCTAACTACAAATCCTAATGAGCCTTCTCCGCCCATCCCCCGGAAGGAGAGAAATCAAAAACCCATTCATAGGATTATCGCCACCATCACCTCTTTCAATTGccactttctcttctttgaatTTGAACTCTGGAGTTACAGTTCTgcggtttgggggagggggttagggcttttcttttttgtttcttctcttttcttttctttgctttgcGTTAGGATGCTCTGATCTGACTTTTTTGACATGAACACAAAGTGCTAGATGCTCTTGTTGACTTCCAGCAAATGGGATGGGGGAAATATAGCGGTTCTTGGTAAATTCCTTTATAATaatggtttgatttttttatttcgagagaatcttcttttccaatgtatgcttttttcctttttgcccaGTTTCCTTATCACTTGCTGTAGATGGCTTATTTTGCATTCATGCAGACTGTGTTGCAAGTCTGTTTCATCTAGTAAACTGAAAATTATTGCTTAATCAAACTGCcgtttgtcttttatatttaaggCCTTTTTCCCCTCCCTTATGAGTTCTGACTTTAACTTAGTAAATTCAAATGTGACCTTTTATATCTAAGACCAGTATAGTAAACAGCCCACAGTGGCAAATAATGAGTAATATCATTGTAATATGTTCCAGTTGCACATCACTGTGTTAAACAGGTAATGTAAGAAGTTCTTTGAAATTTCAGCTCTTAAGTTCTGAAACATACATCATGCATGAGTAAGGATAAAACTCAAGTTCCCCGTTACATAGCTAACTTACACTGCATAAAACTATGAAAATGTAACCTGTCAaggacacagattttttttttccactgcgaAGTTAGCAACTTTGCtgtgttttccctcttttttaactttaaaaatagacttttccAGAAAATGGAGCAATAATGGTGTATGCCACACACAGATGaaatatttgtagatattttaagtGACTTTTGGGCAAAACTGGAATATATACTTTTACCATGTTTCAAATGTCTAAGACCGgtagtttttaaattactagaatgtttactttattcatttataaagcatttaacaGTTCAAATTACATGCACCTTTTAcctagttggaaaaaaaaattcgtGTTTCCACATTACAGCAATTGATTAAGCTGAAGatataagtctttttttttttttaatagatgagtGATCCATATCTCCATTAATTAGAACACTGGAAAAGATGTTTTATGAAAAAGGTATTCTGTTTGATTAACTCATGCTAATAGTCAGATATCCTGTTGGTTCAATAATATACTATCTCCTTTGAGGAAGGAAAtgtgatgaatgaatgatgtgTAGACTTGAGGAATGACAAAAGGGGAAGTAGGATGCAGAGGAAGAACCTACAGATGACAATGAATGTAAACTTATTTTCCTTCAAGGGTAAGCAGTGTGCTCACTGGTGATATCCAGATCCTAACAAGATTACTTGCTTAGCTGGTTAGGACCAGTAACTAGATTATTGAGACCACTATGATAATACTTTGAACCAAATGTTAATGCTTGATACAGAATTGTGTAGCAGCATCTGGTTCTTATATAGCCTTAAGGATTCATTTTAGAGATCCTCAAGGAATTAAACTTAGGGAATTCAGAAATGTAGACTGCAAAGGCAGTATACAGGAAAAGGTGGAGTGGGTTTTGTTTATGAGGGTGTCTGAAAACTAAAATTGAACGGGATATCATGGTATATGATTGGACAGTATTGGTCCTTCATGCTTTGGCCATATTGTATAATGGAGCTTTTACCAAAGATGTATGAGAAGTATAAGGCTATAGAAAGTTAACTCTTCAAAGTAAAACTCTTGACAAACATTTTACTTAAAGCAGATGAGAAAAGGTGCTATGTTGTAGGCTCCTAATGGTGCAGAGGGATTTTTGAATTCAAACGCAACTAAAGTATAAAGTTCTCAGTTTCACTTTAGTAGAAGTATCTCTAGAAATGAAGCTGACACACATCTAAGAACATTTTAGTTGCTTTTAAAATTCCCATAGCTCCATCATAAATTTAATTACTAGTGTTTTAAACGGTTACATATTAAGGTACATAATCATGGGTTATATAAATATCAATGTTATAGTAACATCCTTAAGCGACAAGCACAAAGGTATAAATGCCTAAACTGGAGGAAACTTGAAACCCTCATGTTAATTCTTAAATGTAGTATTTCTAACTTGTGACAGACAGATTGGTAGGCAgccattttttgtttgtcttaaaaTAACTGGGGGCCTAGTTAAAATTTTATACATCAAGTGATTGCTGTGGAATGTTGCAGGTGAGATGtggttatttttagtttatttgaaatgtcttaactgaaggtggggggaggagggaaagcaaatatttgaaatttggaAAACCTTAAACCTTTTGCTAAGAAACTGTAATTTTCACTTACATTTTCTTTAAGGATATAAAAGGTTGATAATTGATGTAGTTAAATTGAATCATAACCATTGATGATCATGGGGCAGGTAATTATAGCCTGCAAAAAAAAGTTACAATCTAAGAAGTTAAGAAATAAGATCCTGAAGTTTTTGTTTAATTGCAtcaatttctgtattttatgtgAATTTATAAACTGAAGTAAGTTTTCAATGAGGTTAATCTTGTCTAATATAAGTAAATGAGTCTGTAGACTGTGATCTCCCCAAACAAAAAAGTACAGTACTTGGAATTGTGTTCTTTATGGTTGTAGTGTTGGTAAAGCACTAATATgcagaaaataaaggaattacACAGTGCAGTTTCTCACGTTACGTTACTCGTTTGAACTAGATTAAGTGGGACGTGTGGTGTGTTGGGCCATGTTATTCTCCAGGGATATATGGTATAAAGTAACTTAGTTTGGGAGTCACCTTGcttttatatgaagaaaaaagagaatctgTTTGGTTCTTATAATCCTGGCTATATAGGAGGTTTTGCCCTGATTTAGTTCCACCAAATTTAATCTGATTTTATAACTTAGGACACAAAAGCagttggaaattttttaaaaatgaaggttcTATAGCAGTTTTTATTATGCTACTGTTTTTTCAGAAATCACAACCTTAGAGTTTTTAGGACAGAACTGTGTCTCTAAAGAATTGGCCTACGGAGTAGTCTTAACCCTTGACAATTGacttttggattttagaaagttTGTCTTTCAGAAACCAAGGTTGCTTGTCTGATAAGAATGGCAGAATTGTagccatttagaaaataaaatagtagatGAAGAATAACTTGTTGGATAAAGGGGTTTTTAAACACATTTCCTTCCTTGTAGGCCTCCTTCTTGTATTAGCAATTTTTGTAGTTTGATTTTAGAATATCTTAGTGTGATCTCTAGTATGATTTAACTCCCACATTAATGTTATTAATGGCTATCAAGTATCAATTTACCAGAGATAGCAGTAGAAGATATTTTACACTTTAGTGAGTTATGTTTTAATACAACTTAGAAATATAGTAGCCATAATCTGAATGGTGGTGGAGCTTACTAAATTCCCAAAGTTATTTCCTCTATACCTTGCCAAGTATATATATGGATTATGATAAGGCAAATCTTTCCTTATAGGTAAAAATTGTTAAACCACatatagcaattaaaaataacttgTCTAATCACTGAGCCTAATGTATTTGGAGTATAGTATTCAATAGAATCTAGCCTTTTGCTTTGTTTATATTGAATGGTAAAAGACAAAGTAGGAAAGATTTGCAATTACAATATTACAAAATTTATAAAACGGGAATGTTGGGAGATGGAGTGATAGAAGAGGCAACGTAACTTTTCCCTCCCCACTTTGCTAAACTTGAAAGTTGCCAGACTAGATTAGTGAGTTGAATGGTCAGGGAATAAATACATACAGGTGAGGTCAAAGAGGCAGAACAGGTCTGTAGAGGGGTTTAGGACTAACAGTTGAAATTTGTTATTAAATAAGCCAAAGTAATGGTAAACTTCCAGGGAATTAGTCTAGAAATAACTTACTTTGTGGGACAGGAAGAAAATAGGTTTGAACTTTTCCcccctttatttaaaatgttttatgactacttgaaacaaaaaaaaaggtatttgtcAATCTTCTTGAATACCTTTCCACTTGTCTTCATTtagatatacagttgacccttgaataacatgggtttgaactatgTGGATATAAgtgggtccacttacacatggattttttttttccgtaGTAAACACTACAGTATTACACAGCCTGGGGTTGGTTGAATTAGTGGATGCTGTACAACTACAAAGTTATGTGAGGATTTGGATTTTCGATTTTGCAGAGGGTCAGCGCTCCTAACCTCCgagttgttcaaggatcaactgtatttcCTCCATGGTATTTGTTTCATAAGTGTGAGGGTAGgtttatttattgagagcctactgatgtgcctggcactgttctagggACAGGAGAtatatcagtgaaaaaaaaatctgccttcatggaacttatattggtgttggggggtgggagtgagaaataaaaacatgttaggTGATATACTATGTATTACatagtatgttatatatataggGAGACTGATAGACATGTATTCAGAGAAGTCCTCAttgagaaggtaacatttgagcaCATATTTGAGGGAAGAAAAGTTAATATCAGTGAAATTGATATAGTAACAAAAAGATAATATGTATAGTGTAAAGCTGGGGTGGGGAAACTGTGGCCAAGGGCAAATCTGGctacacttttttgtttttgtttttttaaagtctattgaatttgttacaatattgcttctgttttatgttttggtattttggccctgaggcatgtgggatcttagctccccaaccagggatcaaacctgcaccccctgcattggaaggtgaagtcttaaccactggaccgccagggaagtccctatacttgTTTTTATAGGGACTAAGTTAAGAatggttttttacattttaaaggattttaaaagacTGCTCAAAAAAACAACTGTGAATATGTGACAGAGACAGTATTTATCCtgaaaagcctgaaatatttacttatcTGGCTGTTGATTGAAAATGTTTCTTGACTCCAGATCTAAAgcccaatttttatttatttattttggccacaccaggcagcttgcgggatcttagtcctccaaccagggattgaacccacgcccttggcagtgaaagcgcggaggcctaaccactggacctccagggaatgcCTGCCACAGTCTTACCACGTTTGAACAGTTAGTGAGCTTTGAGACTTATATTTGAATAGTCTaacctggatttttttccccctagataaGTTTAAATATGTGAAATCAGTAGTTTTTCAGTATCAGTTTtaacattcttaaaaattttgtgaataatttcattaaaagtgtttcctttatttttatggtGGTTTTACTGGTCTTTGGATATAAGTTAAAACATGCTTTTCTGTTCAACGTGTCCTTTCCTCCAGAGAACCTAGATTagtttggaatagtttcaggTACCATCATTGAACTGTGGCTTTTATTCAGTTGGTACTACTGTAATCAAGGCCTGAGTCCagtactttttattatgaaacttTGTAAGATGAAGTGTTTTATTGAATTGGAAACTAATATGATGCGTGATATTTGGTTTCTTCTTGTATTATTCCTCTAACCAATATAaactaggaaaaataatttacttcacaCATGAATTACTTCTTGCATAGAGAGTTGTCCTATACTACTTACATAGTAGGATTTGGGAatccataacttttttttttttttttaaagatttattttattgattaattgattgatggattgattgctatgttgggtcttcgtttctgtgcgagggctttctctagttgcggcaagcgggggccactcttcatcgcggtgcgcgggcttcttcactatcgcggcctctcttgttgcagagcacaggctccagacgcgcaggctcagtaattgtggcgcacgggcccagttgctccgcggcatgtgggatcttcccagaccagggctcgaacccgtgtcccctgcattggcaggcagattctcaaccactgcgccaccagggaagcccccataactATCTTAAAAGAGAACCTAAAATTAGGAGTTATGGAAGTAAGTTTTATGGAGGACATTTACAagtgagctttaaaaaataaaaataattcttgttCATAGAAAGATTTATGTGAAACTGATTATTCTGTTTCCAATTACATCTGAATAGACTGGCCTGAGAAGGTTATAGCATGAGAGGGCAAAAACCAAATTTGTTAAAGGTGTTATAGAAGCAAGGATCTGGACCTTTGAAGTGTATTCTAATATGGCAAACCAAAGTGCTTTCTCtccatatctttttatttctagaagttaGTTTTGTGAACAAGTCCTAGGTTGGAGCTAGGTGAGCCTGAAGAGATCAAATTGGGAAACATTCTAAGAATAATAAGAATTAGCATTTTTTGAATgtttgccatgtgccaggcattgttctaagtattTCATGCATATtttcttaatcctcacaacaccttGGAAGAAAGGGCTCCCGTTTgatagttgagaaaactgagacttagagaggtgTATGTtaataagtagcagagccagactTTGGACTCAGGTAGTCTGTACTATACTGGGACTGTGAACCATTGGTTAATAATGTAGTTAAAATTTTGTGTGGTTTGTTTACAAAAGGCTTACTCTGAGTAATATCCCAAATTTTCTTATTCGATCATCAACAGATTTTGAGTCCCTGTATAATTTGAGTCTTTCTGTATAGTAGAGAACATGATATTGTATTAGACTTCActtgagaaaattttttttttctgtaaaaatgaCATGTGACTACCTGATAGATTGTGAATTTTACAGATCATCGTGAAAAATAGGAAAAGTTTTCACTGAGCTGATTATTTATATGGTTATATATAGACTCCTTTTGATTTAAGAAAGTTTTAGAAAATTCAGAGTGCACAATTTATATTGTCTCTACCTGATAAATTCATAACTACagacatttcagttattgtttaataagtgaattttttgctttttagatcTCATGACAGCTCACTTTTTTGTAAGTGACAGCAAGAGCCTAGAGTCCAGGGTTAGCGAGGGTGTTTTAATCATGTATTTCGTAATTTAAGCTGGGACTTAAGGATAAAAGTTGATAATTTTGGTAAAATGCAAAATGCCTTATTTAACAATCCTATTTTATTTCTCAGTAATTTCTATACGAGGTGAAATTTAAGGCTAGGTAAGACATACATATGAAATGTTCAAAGTAAGTAATCAAGTCTATCAAATACTAGACTTAGAAGAGAGATATATTGTAGACTGGAGTGGGCTGGAGAAGGCCAGTGGGAATTGAATTGGATGAACCTACAAAGTCAGAGGAATAACAGTATTACTACTTAACTGCATGCTTATTGcgtgctaggcactgttttaagtgcatgcatgcattatctcatttaaaatgtGTGAGCAAGGGTAGTAATCTACATATAGTATTTGGGagatagagaatagacttgtctgactagggttgccagatttagcaaataaaaatacagagcacccagttaaatttcaatttcatgTAAACATTAATTTTTCAGGACAGGTATATCCCAAACAGTAGACTAAAATTGTTGTTTGTCTGAAATTCCAATTCAACTGGGTGACCTATATTTCATCTGCCATCCTATGTCTGACTGGCGCGGTAGGAGAGGAGGTAAgtttcaaaatggaaattaaaaatggaatttttagaaTGCCTCAAGAACTAGACCAAGTAGTTTGGATATTATTTTCTGTATCATGGAAgccactgaattttaaaaatatttgtatagtgGGAGGTAGTCATAGTGTTTAGGAATATTAATCTAGTAGCTTTGTACAGAATCATGTATCAGGGTCATGGGTAGAGGCTGGAAGAAAGAAGGCCTTTCAAGAGACTGTTAATTCAGTTGAGAGAACAAAGACCAAGTATAGcattaaagaaaatgagaaacaaaaaaataaaagaaaaaaaaaattttttttttttgctgctttgggtcttcattgctacactttctctagttgcggcgagtgggggctactttttgttgtggtgcacgggcttctcattgtggtggcttctcttgttgcggagcacgagctctaggagcgggggctttagtagttgcagcacgtgggctcagtagttccagcgcatgggctcagtagttgtggctcgcaggctctagagcataggctcagtagttgtggcgcactggcttagttgctccacggcatgtgggatcttcccggaccagggatagaacccatgtcccctgcattggcaggcggattcttaaccactgcgccaccagggaagtcccagaaaaaaatattttaaaagaaaaaaatgagaaacagtgagataaaataaaattggtgGACATACATTAATGTGAAGGGAGAAAGAATTCAAGATTGTGATccttaatttttatgtaaaagatAATGGTAGCACCACTGATAGAAAGAAACCAGGATATATAGCAGCTTTGAATAGAAACACTTGGATAATTGGGTAAGGTATCTCATTTGCAATCTTGAAAAGAGATTGAATCTGTTAATACTCTCTTTTGTAACTATTCTCTCTtagagcagtgctgtccaatatatatatattgcaaagcacatatgtaatttaaaatatttaatatgtaatttaaaacgTAGTCacagtttaaaaagtaaaaataaacaggtgaaatcagttttaataatatttttttaacccaatgtatcaaatatattatttcaatgtCACcggtataaaataattattaatgagatatttcacattctttGTTTCACACAAAATCTTCAAAATCCAAGTGTATACAAAATTATATACTTAAAGCACATCTCAATTCGGACTAGGCACATTCCAGTGCTCAATAACTTCATGTGGTTAGTGGCTATCATATTGGACAGTTTGTTTTTAGAGGATGGTCATTTCTTCCTGATACCATGTCTACAATTTCAGTAACTGCATTAGAGGATACCAGTTAAGATCATTGAGATACGATGAACTTTTTAGGCCAGAGATTGGCAAACTATGATCTAtgagccaaatctggcccactgcctgtttttgtaaatgaagttttattggaacgtAATCATGGTCATTTATTTGTGTGcagtctatggctgcttttgcacagTGACAGGAGGTTGAGTAGTtaggacagagaccatatggcccacaaagcctaaaacgtttactatctggtcctttacagaagtTTGCCAACATCTTTCTAGGTCCCATACTAGTTCCAAGAATAAAACCCATACTTTATACATTTAAATGAGTtttcagaaagaaataatatTGAAACAGTTAAAAGATAATG comes from Balaenoptera ricei isolate mBalRic1 chromosome 2, mBalRic1.hap2, whole genome shotgun sequence and encodes:
- the ARF6 gene encoding ADP-ribosylation factor 6, with amino-acid sequence MGKVLSKIFGNKEMRILMLGLDAAGKTTILYKLKLGQSVTTIPTVGFNVETVTYKNVKFNVWDVGGQDKIRPLWRHYYTGTQGLIFVVDCADRDRIDEARQELHRIINDREMRDAIILIFANKQDLPDAMKPHEIQEKLGLTRIRDRNWYVQPSCATSGDGLYEGLTWLTSNYKS